A window of Aromatoleum bremense genomic DNA:
GCACGCCGGCTTTGGTTCCTGTACGAATGGCTAACCGGCGAGAAACTGCCATTGAGCGACGCGCCGGCCAGCCAGCGATACATTCCGCTGCTCGATCCGTCGCGCTATTTCACGGCCGCGGTAGCGCCATCCCCCCGGCACAAGATCGGCAACAATCTGCCGGGCGTCCCGGCGTTTTGCCCCATCGTGCGCAAAACGCCCGTGCTCGAAGCCTTCGTCCGGTCGCAACTGGCCGACCGTGTGCAACAGGTCATGGGGCGCACTGCGCAGGACGTCTGGCGACGGGCAGCCAGCTTCCTTCTGCTGGCCGACAGCCGCGCTTCGTTCGCCATCGAAGGCGAACGCCCCCCCCGCAGCCGGCTCGAGCGCTGGGCAAACGTCGTCCGGCGCGCCGGAGCCCAACCGCTGTCGCTGGACGAAATCCTGCACATGCACGACGAACTCATCCACGACCACCGCTTCGTCGCTAAAGGTCTGCGCACGCAGGGCGTTTTCCTGGGAGAACGGGACCGTGACGGCGAGCCGATTCCGGAGTTCATCGGCGCCCGCGCCGCGGACCTTCCGGACCTGATGGCCGCGCTGCTGGACAGCCATCGCATCATGACCGAACGCGACGTGGACCCCGTCATCCACGCGGCGCTGATCGCCTTCGGTTTCGTTTTCATCCACCCGTTCGAAGACGGTAATGGCCGGGTGCACCGCGCGCTGATTCACCACATCCTGGCCGAACGCAGCTTTGCCCCCGCCGGGTTGGTCTTTCCGGTCAGCGCGGTCATGCTCGAGCGCATTGACGGCTACCGCAACGCCCTGCGCCAGCACAGCGGCCCGCTGATGCCCTTCATCGAATGGCAGCCCAACGCCCGGCGCAACGTCGATGTGCTCAACGATACCGCCGACCTGTACCGCTTCGGCGACTACACCGCACTGGCCGAATACCTTTATGCGTGCGTCGAACACACCATCACGCAACTGCTGCCCGACGAAGTGCGCTACCTGCAATGCCACGACCGGGCGCTTGCCGCGATTGCCCAGCGGATTGACATGCCGGAAAACCTCGCTCGCGACCTCATCATGTTCATCACCCAGAACGACATGAAGCTGCCTGCCCGCCGGCGCAAGAAGGAATTCGCCGCGCTGACCGACGCGGAAGTCCAGGCCATCGAGGCCGACGTCGCGCAAGCGTTTGCCGATCAGTACGAATACCAATCAGATAAGGCGTAATGACAAAATGTTGACACTTGGAGACATCAGACTGGCCATCATCGGCCTCGGCTACGTCGGCCTGCCGCTCGCCGTCGAATTCGGCCGCAAGCAGCACGTCACCGGCTTCGACATCCACGCCGAGCGCATCATTGAGCTGCAGGCCGGCCGCGACCGCACGCTCGAAGTCGACGCCCGCGAGCTCGCCGCCGCCGAATACCTGCGGTTCACGGCCGACCCGGCCGACCTGGCCGAATGCAATGTCTTCATCGTCACCGTGCCGACGCCGATCGACGAACACAAGCGACCGGACCTGACACCGCTGATCCGCGCCAGCGAGACCATCGGCAAGGTGCTCAAGCGCGGCGACATCGTCATATACGAATCCACCGTCTATCCCGGCGCCACCGAGGAAGAGTGCGTGCCGGTGCTCGAACGCGTCTCCGGCCTGCGCTTCAACCACGACTTCTACGCCGGCTATTCGCCCGAGCGCATCAACCCCGGTGATAAGGCGCACCGCGTCAGCACCATCAAGAAGGTCACTTCCGGCTCGACGCCGCAAGTGGCCGACCTCGTCGATGCGCTCTACGCCCGCATCATCACCGCCGGCACCCACAAGGCCCCCAGCATCAAGGTCGCCGAAGCCGCGAAGGTCATCGAGAACACCCAGCGCGATCTCAACATCGCGCTCATCAACGAACTCGCGATCATTTTCAACAAGCTCGGCATCGACACCGAAGCCGTGCTCGAAGCCGCCGGCACCAAGTGGAACTTCCTGCCGTTCCGCCCCGGCCTGGTCGGCGGCCACTGCATCGGCGTCGACCCGTACTACCTCACGCACAAGGCGCAGGCGATCGGCTACCACCCGGAAATCATCCTCGCCGGGCGACGGCTCAACGACGGCATGGGTGCCTACGTGGTGTCGCAGCTGGTGAAAGCCATGCTCAAGCGCCGCATCCAGGTTGAAGGCGCGCGCGTGCTGGTGATGGGCCTCGCCTTCAAGGAAAACTGCCCCGACCTGCGCAACACCCGCGTCGTCGACATCGTCCGGGAGCTCGCCGACTACAACGTCCGGGTGGATGTATTCGACCCGTGGGTGGATGCGGACGAAGCGCGGCACGAATACGGCATCACGCCGATCGAGCTACCGGCACCCGGCCAGTACGACGCAGTGCTGCTCGCCGTGGCCCACGACCAGTTCAAGGCGATGAGCGCGCAAGGCATCCGCGCCCTCGGCAAGCCCGAACACGTGCTGTACGACCTCAAGTACGTGCTGCCGCGGCAGGCGGCCGACCTGCGCCTATGAAATCCGCCGTCAATCGCGGCTTCGCCGCTCCTGCATCGCACCCGTGCCACGGCACGTGCAGGAGCGCCGGCGGGCGCGACTGCGGCTTCATCAATAACCTGCATAATTATTCAATTAAACATATACT
This region includes:
- a CDS encoding Fic family protein, which translates into the protein MYDQRYRPADDIAGHLLFALKHETLDLLVLKRVLQRLGAEAVTHIIGANASRQQARRLWFLYEWLTGEKLPLSDAPASQRYIPLLDPSRYFTAAVAPSPRHKIGNNLPGVPAFCPIVRKTPVLEAFVRSQLADRVQQVMGRTAQDVWRRAASFLLLADSRASFAIEGERPPRSRLERWANVVRRAGAQPLSLDEILHMHDELIHDHRFVAKGLRTQGVFLGERDRDGEPIPEFIGARAADLPDLMAALLDSHRIMTERDVDPVIHAALIAFGFVFIHPFEDGNGRVHRALIHHILAERSFAPAGLVFPVSAVMLERIDGYRNALRQHSGPLMPFIEWQPNARRNVDVLNDTADLYRFGDYTALAEYLYACVEHTITQLLPDEVRYLQCHDRALAAIAQRIDMPENLARDLIMFITQNDMKLPARRRKKEFAALTDAEVQAIEADVAQAFADQYEYQSDKA
- the tviB gene encoding Vi polysaccharide biosynthesis UDP-N-acetylglucosamine C-6 dehydrogenase TviB is translated as MLTLGDIRLAIIGLGYVGLPLAVEFGRKQHVTGFDIHAERIIELQAGRDRTLEVDARELAAAEYLRFTADPADLAECNVFIVTVPTPIDEHKRPDLTPLIRASETIGKVLKRGDIVIYESTVYPGATEEECVPVLERVSGLRFNHDFYAGYSPERINPGDKAHRVSTIKKVTSGSTPQVADLVDALYARIITAGTHKAPSIKVAEAAKVIENTQRDLNIALINELAIIFNKLGIDTEAVLEAAGTKWNFLPFRPGLVGGHCIGVDPYYLTHKAQAIGYHPEIILAGRRLNDGMGAYVVSQLVKAMLKRRIQVEGARVLVMGLAFKENCPDLRNTRVVDIVRELADYNVRVDVFDPWVDADEARHEYGITPIELPAPGQYDAVLLAVAHDQFKAMSAQGIRALGKPEHVLYDLKYVLPRQAADLRL